Within the Candidatus Neomarinimicrobiota bacterium genome, the region CAATGATAACAATCCGGAAAATGCGAATCATGAAAGGGAGATGAGCCCCAGGATTAGTAGCGGAGTTTGAGTCGGTAATTAATCTGGTACAAGCCGTTATGGTCAACCGAGCCTACCAGCGACATGTTTCGGCTCAGACGGTACGCGATCTGATATTGGTTGAAACTCATGGTCGGGTCGGCCTGCATACCGACGTACAGCTTGGGCGACAAGCGCTTGCCAATATGGATTCGTACCTCCTCTAATTCCGGGATGACAGTCCGGGGACTGGTAG harbors:
- a CDS encoding translocation/assembly module TamB domain-containing protein, giving the protein TSPRTVIPELEEVRIHIGKRLSPKLYVGMQADPTMSFNQYQIAYRLSRNMSLVGSVDHNGLYQINYRLKLRY